From Chryseobacterium salivictor, a single genomic window includes:
- a CDS encoding c-type cytochrome, whose translation MLKMTKNIFKITAILGCAAIALSSCSKGNPPLVYFPDMYFPVAYDPLMKADIAYSDHENEIPAFVKQGGGTGLGPVDGTVAQNPEGLTDAAANTAMTVLEYNEGYDASKLITASPLDPANQAKDLERGKDLFNKTCSACHGTGGDGQGSIVQSGAYSGVPKYADREITIGSVHYVLTHGRNSMGSYAGQLKPGDQWRVALYIMNEFKGGLTAAPTPAVANATPMAKTAESSTSPKK comes from the coding sequence ATGCTTAAAATGACAAAGAATATATTTAAAATTACAGCTATCTTAGGATGTGCCGCAATTGCTTTAAGTTCTTGCAGCAAGGGAAATCCACCTTTGGTCTATTTCCCCGACATGTATTTTCCGGTTGCTTATGACCCCCTGATGAAAGCTGACATTGCCTATTCTGACCATGAGAACGAAATTCCGGCATTTGTTAAACAAGGAGGCGGAACGGGCTTAGGACCCGTAGACGGAACAGTAGCACAAAATCCAGAAGGACTTACAGATGCAGCCGCAAATACTGCAATGACTGTGCTTGAATATAATGAAGGATATGATGCTTCTAAATTAATAACAGCTTCTCCACTAGATCCTGCAAATCAGGCAAAAGATTTGGAAAGGGGGAAAGACCTTTTCAACAAGACCTGTTCGGCTTGTCACGGAACCGGCGGTGACGGACAGGGATCGATCGTGCAAAGCGGTGCTTATTCAGGAGTTCCTAAATATGCAGACCGCGAAATTACCATTGGTTCAGTTCATTATGTTTTGACCCACGGCAGAAACTCAATGGGATCTTATGCGGGACAATTAAAACCTGGTGATCAATGGAGAGTCGCTTTGTATATTATGAATGAATTTAAAGGAGGGCTTACTGCTGCTCCAACCCCAGCGGTTGCAAATGCTACCCCAATGGCGAAAACAGCAGAATCTAGTACGAGTCCTAAAAAATAA
- a CDS encoding DUF3341 domain-containing protein, which translates to MSTTKIIYGIYADDDDLLDGVKAFNDKGIAINEVYTPFPVHGLDKALGLRKTRISDAAFIYAVYGLTIGILVTWYTMNHDWPMNIGGKPAFKWGTNMPAFVVPMFELMVFCAAHMMSLTFLARNKMYPGCPPQNPDPRTTDDKFMMEFVTDNVDAVKQILIDTGVEEITVKDA; encoded by the coding sequence ATGAGCACCACTAAAATAATATACGGTATTTATGCCGATGACGATGATTTGTTAGATGGCGTAAAAGCGTTCAATGATAAAGGAATTGCAATAAACGAAGTTTACACGCCGTTTCCTGTACATGGTCTTGACAAAGCTTTAGGTCTTAGAAAAACAAGAATTTCTGATGCTGCTTTTATTTATGCAGTATATGGTCTAACGATTGGGATTCTCGTTACCTGGTATACCATGAATCATGACTGGCCGATGAATATCGGTGGTAAACCCGCTTTTAAATGGGGAACCAATATGCCGGCATTTGTTGTACCGATGTTTGAGTTAATGGTATTCTGTGCGGCGCACATGATGTCCCTTACTTTCCTGGCGAGAAATAAAATGTATCCCGGCTGTCCTCCTCAGAATCCTGATCCGAGAACAACCGATGATAAATTTATGATGGAATTTGTTACCGATAATGTAGATGCAGTAAAACAAATTCTGATTGATACCGGAGTTGAAGAAATAACTGTAAAAGATGCTTAA
- the nrfD gene encoding NrfD/PsrC family molybdoenzyme membrane anchor subunit, translated as MSGHYEAPIREPLIIGHKTYHDISNDIARPIEERAGKLWWVSFWIALALFIYGFGCIAYTIGTGIGAWGLNRTNNWGWDITNFVWWVGIGHAGTLISAVLLLFRQRWRMSVNRSAEAMTIFAVVQAAIFPVIHMGRVWVGYWVFPLPNQFGSLWTNFNSPLLWDVFAISTYFSVSSVFWFMGLIPDFAMIRDRAKTPWTKRIYTFLSFGWGGKAKHWQRFEELSLVLAGLATPLVFSVHTTVSFDFATSVIKGWHSTIYPPYFVAGAIFSGFAMVQTLLLVARKVAHLEDYITMYHIEIMNIVIIVTGGMVTVAYATEYFIAWYSGSRYEDFTYLSPGAATGPYWWAFWALIICNLVVPALFWFKKVRTNIMATFIIALIINIGMWFERFDIIVINIARDYLPSSWTMFKPSIIDVGVYLGTIGFFGVLFLLYARTFPVIAQAELKTILKISGETYKAKEEEDEHH; from the coding sequence ATGTCAGGACATTACGAAGCTCCGATAAGGGAACCTTTAATAATTGGTCACAAGACTTATCATGATATCTCAAACGATATCGCGCGACCTATAGAAGAAAGAGCAGGAAAACTATGGTGGGTTTCTTTCTGGATCGCACTTGCTCTATTCATCTATGGATTCGGCTGTATCGCGTACACCATCGGTACCGGTATTGGTGCCTGGGGTCTTAACAGAACTAACAACTGGGGTTGGGATATCACCAATTTCGTTTGGTGGGTAGGGATCGGTCATGCCGGTACTCTTATTTCTGCGGTACTCTTATTATTTAGACAAAGATGGAGAATGTCTGTTAACCGTTCTGCGGAGGCGATGACTATTTTCGCGGTGGTTCAGGCGGCTATCTTCCCGGTCATTCACATGGGTAGAGTTTGGGTAGGATATTGGGTATTCCCTTTACCGAACCAGTTCGGTTCACTTTGGACCAACTTTAACTCGCCGCTTCTTTGGGACGTATTTGCAATTTCTACGTATTTCTCAGTATCCAGTGTATTCTGGTTCATGGGATTGATTCCGGATTTTGCGATGATCAGAGACCGTGCAAAAACACCCTGGACCAAAAGAATCTATACCTTCCTTTCATTCGGTTGGGGTGGAAAAGCAAAACACTGGCAGCGATTTGAAGAATTATCTTTGGTTTTGGCAGGTTTGGCAACACCACTAGTATTCTCGGTACACACCACGGTATCTTTTGACTTTGCTACTTCGGTAATTAAAGGATGGCACTCCACTATTTATCCGCCGTACTTCGTTGCAGGAGCAATTTTCTCAGGATTTGCAATGGTGCAGACGCTCTTATTGGTCGCAAGAAAAGTGGCTCACCTAGAAGATTATATTACCATGTACCATATCGAAATTATGAACATTGTAATTATCGTAACAGGAGGTATGGTAACGGTAGCTTATGCAACTGAATATTTCATCGCATGGTACTCCGGTTCAAGATATGAAGACTTTACGTATCTATCTCCGGGAGCTGCAACCGGTCCGTACTGGTGGGCATTCTGGGCGTTGATTATTTGTAATCTGGTCGTACCGGCATTATTCTGGTTCAAAAAAGTGAGAACCAATATTATGGCAACTTTTATCATTGCATTAATTATTAATATCGGAATGTGGTTTGAACGATTTGATATTATCGTTATCAACATCGCGAGAGATTACCTGCCAAGTTCCTGGACGATGTTTAAACCGAGCATCATTGATGTAGGGGTTTATTTAGGAACAATTGGTTTCTTCGGAGTACTGTTCTTATTATACGCAAGAACCTTCCCTGTCATTGCGCAGGCTGAACTGAAGACGATCTTGAAAATATCAGGTGAAACCTATAAAGCAAAAGAAGAAGAAGATGAGCACCACTAA